The genomic window CGGCACTACAGGGAATAGCAAACGTACTGGCAAAGTATGAAAACGATGCATCAGATAAACTGATACCTTCAGCGATAAGCTACCTGGATAAAAATACCGATTTTGATCATTTCGATCGTTTAACCTTTATAACTGAGTATCTTGATCCGATCAGCAAGCACATCAATTTACTTCGTTTAGAAAAAAAAATACCAACTGCCGCCAGTGGCGGCGCGCTTCGCGACGAGGCAACAAGTATGTTCCAAGTAAACGCTTTTAATGTAAACAAATTTGTAGGCAACAGCACCTTATTTATCAACGACGATAAAATTGCACTTGGAAAAATCTTGTTCAATGATGCGGTACTTTCTAATGGAAATAACCGGAGCTGTGCCAGTTGCCATAAACAATCACTCGCCTTTACCGATGGTTTAAGCAAAGCAGCAGGGATTTCAAAAGGACAATCGTTACTAAGAAATACACCAACTTTAGCTTATGCCGGGTTACAGCGCGGATTCTTTTATGATTTAAAAGCAGGAACCCTGGAAGATCAGGCGCTTGATGTGGTTCATCATAAACAGGAAATGAATGGTTCACTAACACAAGCTGCAACGAGAATCAATTCATCAAAAAATTACCTAACCTTATTCCAAAAAGCTTATCAGGATAAAACTGCGAAAGGCGATCCATGGAAAATCCAGCATGCATTAGCATCTTATATCCGTTCGTTATCTCCGTTTAACTCGCGATTTGACCGCTACATGCAAGGCGATAAAAAACAGCTAAATCAAGAAGAAAAAGAAGGTTTTAATCTTTTTATGGGAAAAGCAAAGTGCGGAAGTTGTCATTTTGCACCCTTATTTAATGGTACGCAAGCACCACTCTTTATTAAAAGTGAAGCAGAAGTTTTAGGTGTGCCCGCTACCACAGATACCTTAAAACCCAAAATAGATGCTGACTTAGGCCGGTATGCCCTTTATGCTTATCCACAATATAAACATGCATTTAAAACTTCAACTGTCAGAAACATCACCAAAACAGGTCCATATATGCACAATGGCGTTTATAAAACCTTAGCGCAGGTAATGAATTTTTATAACCAAGGTGGTGGTGCAGGCATGGGGATCACTATTGAAAACCAGACTTTGTCTGCCGATAAGCTAAACTTAAGCAAATTGGAGATCAAACAGATTATTGCATTTTTAGGTACCCTGGAAGATGTTCGATAAATCAAGTATTCTCGCGTTATCCTGAGTTCATCTCAGGATCTTATGGACTGACAGATCCTAATTCCAAATATTCAGGACAGTATAAAGATACCTGGTTTGGGAGATCGTTATTTCGACAGCAGCGTTCCAAAAGAATTCCTCTGGAGGAGAACGCGAAGGCTCTGCGAAGCAAAATCTTAACCTTTCGGGAACATAGTCCAAAGATCTCTCCACTCCGCGTTGCTTCGGTCGAGATGACGATTTTGCTATCGGAGTCTGTCAATGACAGCTCATCTCAGGATCTTAAAAGCATGCTGTTCCCTCTGCGCCTTTCTCCATGTGGCCTCTCTGGTTAAAAAATGGAATTAATTCTGAAGACTAACTGCAGTTAAAACTGTAACTACAACAAATCCTTCAGCACTGCCCACACGTTTTCGGCCAGGATCTTATCCCCTTCGGCAGTTGGATGTATGCCATCGGCCTGGTTTAATTCAGGAACACCGCCAACCTTATCCAATAAAAAGGGGATCAGGGCCATTTGGTTTTTCTTTGCCAGATCAGGAAACATGTTTTTAAAGTCTGCTGCATATTTGGCGCCCATATTTGGTGGAACCTGCATACCAGCCAATACCATTTTAGCATCAGGGTATTTAGCTTTTACACGATCAATAATCGTCTGAAGGTTTTTAACCGTTTGCGATACCGGTAAGCCACGCAATCCATCATTGGCGCCAAGTTCGAGTACAAAAACGTCCACTCGCTGCTTAAGTAACCAATCAATCCGTCCTTTTCCGCCAGCAGAAGTTTCGCCACTTAAACCACCATTAATTACTTTGTAAGGCATTTGTAAAGAATCGATCCTATTTTGGATCAATGCCGGATAAGCTTCCGTTGGATCGAGCCCGTAACCTGCTGTTAAACTGGTCCCAAAAAAGAGGATGTTCTTCTGCTCAGTAGCCATGGCAGCCGTTTTTTGGTCAGTCGAATCTAAAGTTTTATCGGTATTGCTTTTATTTTCGCGGTTTCCGCAGCTCAGTAGTACAAGGCTTAAAACAAATAGCCCCATTAATCGTTTTCGTAACATATCTAAATAATCTATATCTAATTATTGTTTAAACCATTATCTTAACAGGCAATGCCTCGTTATGTTTGGCCACGATCTATACACAAACCCTAAAAATTCAGCTATTGGAAAGCATATTGAACATCCGAAATGTAAGCAAAATTTACCAAAGTACCGGACGGGAACTGACCGTTTTGGATAACATTAATTTTTCGATAGCAGCTGGCTCAACTGTAGCCATAACGGGTCCTTCGGGAAGCGGAAAAACAACCTTACTTGGTTTATGTGCGGGATTAGACAGGGCCAGCAGCGGAACGGTTGAACTAAATGGTATTGCCTTAGAGAAACTGAATGAAGATGAAAGGGCAGCGATCAGAAATCAATATGTGGGTTTCATTTTTCAGAACTTTCAACTGTTGCCCACTTTAACGGCACTCGAAAATGTAATGGTACCTTTAGAATTAAGGGGAGCAAAAAACATCCGTGCTCATGCACTAGAATTGCTGGATAAAGTTGGCCTGGCCGACCGTTCACACCACTATCCTATACAATTATCAGGTGGCGAGCAACAGCGCGTTTCGCTGGCAAGGGCATTTTCGAACCAACCGGCTATTCTTTTTGCAGATGAACCTACCGGAAACCTTGATGCAGAAACCAGTGAAAAAGTGATCAAATTGCTTTTTGATTTAAATAAAGATGCAGGAACCACATTGATTATCGTAACACACGATCTTGAACTGGCTGCCAGAACGGCAAGGAGCATTAAAATTAAAGGCGGTGTAATCATTTCAGACGAAAACCCTACTTATGCCTAATAGCCTCCCAAAACAATCTATTAAGTTTTCGTGGCTGTTTAAAATGGCCTGGCGCGATAGCAGGAAAAACCGTGCACGTTTATTGCTCTTTATCTCCTCAATTGTTTTGGGCATCGCCGCCCTTGTTGCAGTTTATTCATTTAAAGATAACCTTCAAAAAGACATCGATGCACAGGCAAAGGAACTTACAGGAGCCGATCTGGTTTTAGATAGCCGGAAGGGTGTAAGTAAAGCGATGCAGAAAATGCTCGATACACTTGGCGATGAACGATCGCAGGAGAAAACCTTTGCTTCGATGATCTATTTCCAGAAAGGTGGAGGCAGCCGTTTGGTACAGATGAAAGCCCTTGAAGGGAATTATCCCTACTATGGTATCATAGAAACCATTCCCCTGGCTGCAGCAAGAAACTTTCAATCGGGAAGAAATGCATTGGTAGATCAAACCCTAATGCTACAGTTTAATGCAAAGGTTGGCGATTCGGTAAAAATAGGCGATCTCAGTTTCAATATACTGGGTATTTTAACCAAGGCCCCGGGCCAAACCGGTATTGGTGCAAGTATTGCCCCTACGGTTTATATTCCATTACAAATCCTCGATAAAACAAACCTGATTAAAACCGGAAGCCGGATCAACAATAAATTTTATTTCAGGTATAACGATCCATCCAAAATAGATGAATGGGTAAAAAAACAGGATAGCAAATTAGAAAAAGAAGGTTTCGATGCCGATACGGTTGAATCGAGAAAAGAACAGACCGGAAGATCGTTTAAAGATGTAAACCGTTTTCTGGCTTTATCTGGTTTTATCGCTTTGCTGCTGGGTTGTGTTGGTGTAGGTAGCGCTATCCATGTGTACATTCAGGAAAAATTAAGTGCAATTGCCACGCT from Flavobacterium sp. W4I14 includes these protein-coding regions:
- a CDS encoding cytochrome c peroxidase (product_source=KO:K00428; cath_funfam=1.10.760.10; cog=COG1858; ko=KO:K00428; pfam=PF03150; superfamily=46626), with product MPEGIFLFYFNSYPSMSSLKKIVFFIVLITLTTLLSIFCKTENRSNAELVKADFDKQLIEFQSIVDQKLSIAVQNGDEKAIKQSFLQARIKYKQLEYYIEYFFPSTSVLLNGAPIDEIELGENLIENPTGFQVMEEIIYEAPTTENRKELGNEVKKMQLNLQRVSRFNEQYQITDAQLFDAIRLEIFRITSLGITGFDTPNALQSIPETASALQGIANVLAKYENDASDKLIPSAISYLDKNTDFDHFDRLTFITEYLDPISKHINLLRLEKKIPTAASGGALRDEATSMFQVNAFNVNKFVGNSTLFINDDKIALGKILFNDAVLSNGNNRSCASCHKQSLAFTDGLSKAAGISKGQSLLRNTPTLAYAGLQRGFFYDLKAGTLEDQALDVVHHKQEMNGSLTQAATRINSSKNYLTLFQKAYQDKTAKGDPWKIQHALASYIRSLSPFNSRFDRYMQGDKKQLNQEEKEGFNLFMGKAKCGSCHFAPLFNGTQAPLFIKSEAEVLGVPATTDTLKPKIDADLGRYALYAYPQYKHAFKTSTVRNITKTGPYMHNGVYKTLAQVMNFYNQGGGAGMGITIENQTLSADKLNLSKLEIKQIIAFLGTLEDVR
- a CDS encoding acyl-CoA thioesterase-1 (product_source=KO:K10804; cath_funfam=3.40.50.1110; cleavage_site_network=SignalP-noTM; cog=COG2755; ko=KO:K10804; pfam=PF13472; superfamily=52266): MLRKRLMGLFVLSLVLLSCGNRENKSNTDKTLDSTDQKTAAMATEQKNILFFGTSLTAGYGLDPTEAYPALIQNRIDSLQMPYKVINGGLSGETSAGGKGRIDWLLKQRVDVFVLELGANDGLRGLPVSQTVKNLQTIIDRVKAKYPDAKMVLAGMQVPPNMGAKYAADFKNMFPDLAKKNQMALIPFLLDKVGGVPELNQADGIHPTAEGDKILAENVWAVLKDLL
- a CDS encoding putative ABC transport system ATP-binding protein (product_source=KO:K02003; cath_funfam=3.40.50.300; cog=COG4181; ko=KO:K02003; pfam=PF00005; smart=SM00382; superfamily=52540), which gives rise to MESILNIRNVSKIYQSTGRELTVLDNINFSIAAGSTVAITGPSGSGKTTLLGLCAGLDRASSGTVELNGIALEKLNEDERAAIRNQYVGFIFQNFQLLPTLTALENVMVPLELRGAKNIRAHALELLDKVGLADRSHHYPIQLSGGEQQRVSLARAFSNQPAILFADEPTGNLDAETSEKVIKLLFDLNKDAGTTLIIVTHDLELAARTARSIKIKGGVIISDENPTYA